From Camelina sativa cultivar DH55 chromosome 7, Cs, whole genome shotgun sequence, one genomic window encodes:
- the LOC104699759 gene encoding uncharacterized protein At4g04775-like, whose protein sequence is MSTVSGGSSGSSNVRQRGFVVGVPKRCWCGEHIVAKNSKSEPNPSRRYFRCREAAAKKLVNDNHIFKWVDEALLDEVATLGVQFERVKEEMKERTIETLQEQKLKFEKMQMEFEKELCERVEEVLLEAKAELQCRMNKSIIVCVFGFMILFALFKLV, encoded by the exons ATGAGTACCGTTTCTGGAGGTTCGAGTGGTTCATCAAATGTTCGACAAAGAGGATTCGTCGTTGGCGTGCCTAAGAGATGCTGGTGTGGGGAACACATCGTGGCAAAGAATTCCAAATCCGAGCCTAATCCTTCTCGGAGATACTTTCGATGTCGAGAAGCAGCAGCAAAGAAG CTTGTGAACGATAACCACATCTTTAAGTGGGTCGATGAGGCATTGTTGGACGAGGTAGCAACATTGGGTGTTCAATttgagagagtaaaagaagagatgaaagagcgTACAATAGAGACATTGCAAGAACAGAAGCTGAAATttgagaagatgcaaatggagtTCGAAAAAGAGCTTTGTGAGAGGGTTGAAGAAGTTTTGTTGGAAGCAAAAGCTGAATTGCAATGTAGGATGAATAAGAGTATAATTGTATGTGTTTTCGGTTTTATGatcttgtttgctctgtttaagCTTGTATGA